From a single Nostoc sp. MS1 genomic region:
- a CDS encoding class I SAM-dependent methyltransferase, which produces MTSDPTPYSAFQQFERERFSLIAQDYDQAIAATTSQVNDALLDAIKVKSGVKLLDVACGTGWLSAAAIKRQAIVTGLDYAENMVAIARERCPQGRFYQGDALNLPFDANEFEAIVCNLGILHFPEPERAIAESFRVLKSGGYYAFTCWTPPTRNPFMALILGAVQNYGNMNVDLPQGPPLFRFGEATECYHVLSKAGFNQVFINELSINWTFSQAQDVMPTVVVSTARLGPLLAMQTQEQQRNIERAIIEGASRYSTDNGVEIPASVVLAVGSKP; this is translated from the coding sequence ATGACATCTGACCCAACTCCTTACTCTGCATTCCAGCAGTTCGAGCGTGAGAGATTCTCTTTGATAGCTCAAGACTATGACCAAGCGATCGCTGCAACTACGTCTCAGGTAAATGACGCTCTACTAGATGCTATAAAAGTAAAATCTGGTGTGAAATTATTGGATGTCGCTTGTGGAACTGGGTGGCTTAGTGCTGCGGCAATTAAGCGCCAAGCTATAGTTACCGGATTAGACTATGCAGAAAATATGGTGGCTATTGCTAGAGAGCGGTGTCCACAAGGTAGGTTTTATCAGGGAGATGCTCTTAATCTTCCCTTCGATGCCAATGAGTTTGAGGCTATTGTCTGTAATTTAGGCATCCTTCATTTTCCTGAACCCGAACGTGCGATCGCTGAGTCTTTTCGAGTGCTAAAATCTGGCGGGTATTATGCTTTTACCTGCTGGACACCACCAACTCGCAATCCGTTCATGGCTTTGATATTGGGTGCAGTACAAAATTACGGCAACATGAATGTGGATTTACCACAAGGCCCGCCCCTATTCCGCTTTGGCGAAGCTACAGAATGCTATCATGTCTTAAGCAAGGCAGGTTTTAATCAAGTGTTCATCAACGAATTGTCTATAAACTGGACTTTTTCTCAAGCCCAAGATGTAATGCCAACCGTTGTTGTCAGTACAGCACGTCTTGGGCCGCTACTAGCCATGCAAACCCAAGAGCAGCAACGTAATATCGAGAGAGCAATTATTGAGGGAGCATCCAGGTATTCCACAGACAATGGTGTGGAAATCCCTGCTTCTGTGGTGTTGGCTGTAGGTAGCAAACCGTGA
- a CDS encoding DUF11 domain-containing protein, which yields MIRPLRNKQINFRSNWFKRLTTPVIVGGFLHTTITIPAIAQNAGIIGITNQATYTYSYEDDGKKITYERTTEQINVNPSPLVDPLGRILGCGGTVLPDYTGFSVAVYEPNANDPTGTELGKLVSLTRTEVPDIPNNNIPGGLAPNTQNSNPYFITNNPPGVYNFLLDPNRGQTNPGKNYIFVVNPPSDSVYQQRRIKIQILDNSNINNNNVVRYVATSLDGQPIRTTGETTIEDRVVLVPNAELVGLDLLAFEFTTNMCQPSQVQLTKTGDRAAAEPGDTVIYRLSAKNLSDVALNNLVVTDNLPFGFNFIPKSVRGELNGQPITFTPVSNGNTITLRTNISLPVGQVINIAYAAQLTPDAVRGTGRNSAIVNAQRADNGFRTKDGPATHLLKIRPGIVADCGTIIGRVFEDKNFDGEQQLGERGIPNAVIFLEDGNRITTDPKGLFSLANVLPGSHTGVLDLSSVTGYKLAPNKKFKERNSQSRLVRLEPGGLVRMNFAVTPITEEVVKP from the coding sequence GTGATCCGTCCTCTTAGGAACAAGCAAATTAATTTCAGGAGTAACTGGTTTAAAAGGCTAACCACACCAGTTATTGTAGGTGGTTTTTTGCATACTACCATCACTATACCAGCAATCGCACAAAATGCTGGGATTATCGGTATTACAAACCAAGCTACTTATACATATTCTTATGAAGATGATGGCAAAAAAATTACATATGAAAGAACTACCGAGCAAATAAATGTCAATCCTAGCCCATTGGTTGACCCATTAGGAAGGATTTTAGGCTGTGGAGGTACAGTTTTACCAGACTATACAGGTTTTTCTGTAGCTGTATATGAACCTAATGCAAACGACCCCACGGGAACAGAATTAGGAAAATTAGTTTCGCTAACGCGCACAGAAGTACCTGATATTCCTAATAACAATATTCCTGGTGGTTTAGCGCCAAATACACAAAATAGTAACCCATATTTTATTACTAACAACCCACCGGGTGTATATAATTTTCTTCTTGATCCGAATCGAGGTCAAACCAATCCAGGGAAAAATTACATTTTTGTAGTCAATCCCCCCTCTGATTCCGTATATCAGCAACGGCGGATTAAGATTCAAATTCTTGATAATAGCAACATTAATAACAACAATGTTGTCAGATATGTTGCCACTTCCCTTGATGGTCAACCAATTAGAACTACAGGGGAAACAACTATAGAGGATAGGGTAGTTTTGGTTCCTAATGCTGAATTAGTGGGACTTGATTTACTAGCATTTGAATTTACTACAAATATGTGTCAGCCGAGTCAGGTGCAACTGACCAAAACAGGCGATCGCGCTGCGGCTGAACCTGGAGATACCGTTATATATCGTCTTTCAGCTAAAAATTTATCGGACGTAGCTTTAAATAATTTAGTAGTTACTGATAATTTACCCTTCGGTTTTAATTTTATTCCTAAATCTGTGCGGGGTGAATTGAATGGGCAGCCAATTACTTTTACTCCTGTTAGTAATGGGAACACCATTACTCTGCGTACTAATATCAGTCTTCCCGTAGGTCAAGTAATTAACATAGCTTATGCGGCTCAATTGACTCCTGATGCTGTACGTGGTACAGGTCGCAATAGTGCGATCGTCAATGCTCAACGCGCTGACAATGGATTTAGGACTAAAGACGGCCCAGCAACGCATTTACTGAAGATTCGCCCAGGTATAGTTGCAGATTGTGGCACAATTATCGGTCGGGTATTTGAAGATAAAAACTTTGATGGTGAACAGCAACTAGGGGAAAGGGGGATTCCCAACGCTGTGATTTTCCTCGAAGATGGGAACCGCATCACCACAGATCCCAAGGGTTTATTTTCCTTAGCCAACGTCTTACCTGGAAGCCACACCGGAGTATTAGACCTTAGTAGCGTCACTGGATACAAACTAGCTCCTAACAAGAAATTTAAGGAACGCAATAGTCAATCTCGCCTAGTGCGCTTAGAACCTGGCGGCTTAGTCAGGATGAACTTTGCCGTGACTCCCATCACAGAGGAGGTAGTGAAGCCATGA
- a CDS encoding TonB-dependent receptor codes for MKPVSILNLQLMGAMAGALSFVLYPVIVHAEVQENPSSTDVKKLDATSLHISPSLLGKGVRGLGQTSQLTQQEIPAPSPTLSRQLLQREEPPPQRTGSPTDVETLHTTSLHPVENGVQSNEVKNLQLSTTAIQPFQPATDTPLPRGLRKLVAQTEGGKEQTSTNATGVKILTPTLDSRLDVPATRVSVQFPAGSQVELRVNGVLVDAALIGRTENDADTNLVTQTWYGVSLKEGENILSAQIVGGTEAPVTVRILVRGKAKKLTIETVESRVPADGRSTATIRGQLLDENGNPSYQDGVVTIMPTAGELLGQDFKPEEPGFQVEAKKGEFTAKLRSPLQAQNVTIRAFTNNLEAFTQIQFETALRPSLVTGVIDLRLGARGTNYYDKLSNFLPPNRDNSTQVDFKSAIFATGAIGEWLFTGAYNSSRPLNEDCNCDNRLFRSYQFSERNYPVYGDSSTVDVVTPSIDSVYLRFERSTGIAGAAPDFAMWGDYNTEEFARTSQQFTAVTRQLHGFKANYNFGNLQFTGFYGNNVEAFQRDTIAPDGTSGYYFLSRRLVVAGSENIFIELEELNRPGTVLERKSLSRGADYEIDYDRGTILFREPILRTDVDGNGQVLVRRIVATYQYDSKNSESNIYAGRLQYNFSRTANQESWLGATYLRENQGVRDFELYGADARFSFGSQGELIAEYAHSTNNSDVMGLVSGQAYRFEAQGTIFAGLQGRAYYRYADTGFANNATISFTPGQTRYGAQLIGKVSQTTNLRLQYDHEDNFGIAPQPLDTFEELFSPRSEAIPGSKVDNSLTTISAGIQQRLAKATIDVDWIQRDRQDRIPNNALNSTSSQLRSRFTYPLTNNLSFQAQNELTLSSQKDTVYPDRTVLGLNWAVVPGVNISLAQQYYSGGQNAGNSITSLNINGEHKLGSDTTLTARYSILNGANELTTQGAIGLNNRWMIVPGLRLNLAYEHIFGSFFNRTAAGQQFAQPFAAGQSASAIGFNGGDSYSVGLEYSDNPEFQASARYEHRTSAGASNTAISAAAVGKISPALTALVRFQQANSANQKLIGLGDTVNLKVGLAYRDPNNDKFNALLRYEYRENPATIPDTILLGSGTGSQDHTFALEAIYAPNWQWEFYGKYALRNSTSYLASDLAGTSKVNLGQLRATYRLGYSWDLVGEARVISQSSYTETGFVVEAGYYLSPNLRLAAGYAFGRVDDRDFSGTRSAGGLYLGLSVKLDELFEGFGRQKPVPRQQQASTTSANKLQNVTVGRDAP; via the coding sequence ATGAAACCTGTAAGTATTTTGAATTTGCAGTTGATGGGAGCAATGGCTGGGGCTTTGAGCTTCGTTTTATATCCGGTAATAGTTCATGCTGAGGTTCAGGAAAACCCCTCCTCTACAGATGTAAAGAAGTTAGATGCAACATCTCTACATATTTCCCCTTCCCTACTAGGGAAGGGGGTTAGGGGGTTAGGTCAAACATCTCAGTTAACCCAGCAAGAAATACCAGCCCCCTCTCCAACCCTCTCACGCCAGTTGCTACAACGGGAGGAACCCCCGCCGCAACGCACTGGCTCCCCTACAGATGTAGAGACGTTGCATACAACGTCTCTACACCCAGTAGAAAATGGAGTTCAAAGCAACGAAGTAAAAAATTTACAACTATCCACAACTGCTATCCAACCATTCCAACCAGCAACGGATACGCCCTTACCAAGAGGCTTACGCAAATTAGTTGCTCAAACAGAAGGAGGAAAAGAACAAACTTCTACTAATGCCACGGGAGTAAAAATCTTAACTCCCACTCTTGACAGTCGTTTAGATGTGCCAGCGACTAGAGTATCGGTACAATTTCCGGCTGGTAGTCAAGTAGAATTACGAGTAAATGGGGTATTGGTAGATGCTGCTTTAATTGGACGTACTGAAAATGATGCTGATACTAATTTAGTAACGCAGACATGGTATGGTGTATCTCTCAAAGAAGGTGAGAATATCCTATCTGCCCAAATCGTGGGGGGAACGGAAGCGCCTGTAACCGTGAGAATCCTAGTGCGGGGGAAGGCTAAGAAATTAACCATAGAAACCGTTGAATCTCGTGTTCCGGCTGATGGGCGTTCCACGGCGACAATTCGCGGTCAACTGTTGGATGAAAATGGCAATCCTTCTTATCAAGATGGTGTTGTCACAATTATGCCCACGGCGGGAGAATTGCTAGGACAGGACTTTAAACCGGAAGAACCAGGGTTTCAAGTAGAGGCGAAAAAAGGTGAATTTACGGCAAAATTGCGATCGCCTCTGCAAGCACAAAATGTCACTATCCGCGCGTTCACTAATAATTTAGAAGCCTTTACTCAAATACAATTTGAAACAGCCCTTCGTCCTAGTTTGGTGACTGGGGTAATCGATTTACGTTTAGGGGCTAGAGGTACAAACTATTACGATAAGTTAAGTAATTTCCTCCCACCGAACCGGGACAATAGTACCCAGGTAGATTTTAAATCAGCTATCTTTGCCACGGGTGCGATCGGTGAGTGGTTGTTTACAGGTGCATATAATAGTTCTCGTCCTCTGAACGAAGATTGTAACTGTGATAACCGTCTTTTTAGGTCGTATCAATTTAGCGAACGAAACTATCCGGTTTACGGCGATAGTTCCACAGTAGATGTTGTTACACCTTCAATAGACAGCGTATATCTGCGTTTTGAGCGTTCCACTGGTATTGCTGGTGCTGCGCCTGATTTTGCTATGTGGGGCGACTACAATACCGAAGAATTTGCCCGGACTTCTCAACAATTTACCGCCGTTACTCGTCAACTCCACGGCTTTAAAGCTAACTACAACTTCGGGAATCTGCAATTTACAGGGTTTTACGGTAATAATGTAGAAGCCTTTCAACGTGATACCATCGCGCCTGATGGTACGAGTGGGTATTATTTCCTCTCCCGGCGGTTGGTAGTTGCAGGTAGTGAAAACATCTTCATTGAGTTGGAAGAATTGAATCGCCCTGGTACAGTTCTCGAACGGAAATCACTCAGTCGCGGAGCAGACTACGAAATCGATTACGATCGCGGTACCATCTTATTCCGTGAGCCAATTTTGCGTACCGATGTAGATGGAAACGGACAAGTCCTAGTTCGTCGTATCGTTGCTACTTATCAATATGACAGCAAGAACTCAGAGAGCAACATCTATGCAGGTCGTTTGCAATACAACTTCTCCCGCACAGCCAACCAAGAGAGTTGGCTAGGTGCAACTTACCTCAGAGAAAATCAGGGCGTGCGGGATTTTGAACTATATGGCGCAGATGCGAGGTTTTCTTTTGGTTCCCAAGGCGAATTAATTGCCGAATATGCCCATTCGACGAATAATTCTGACGTGATGGGGCTGGTAAGTGGTCAAGCATACCGATTTGAAGCCCAAGGAACGATTTTCGCAGGTTTGCAAGGTCGTGCTTATTATCGCTATGCAGATACAGGCTTTGCCAATAACGCCACCATCAGTTTTACACCCGGTCAGACTCGTTATGGGGCGCAATTAATCGGGAAGGTATCGCAAACTACCAATCTGCGCTTGCAATACGACCATGAAGACAACTTTGGCATTGCACCCCAACCTCTAGATACATTTGAAGAGTTATTTTCTCCCCGTTCTGAAGCCATCCCTGGTAGTAAAGTTGATAATTCCCTGACAACGATTTCGGCGGGGATTCAACAACGGTTAGCTAAAGCCACTATAGATGTAGATTGGATTCAGCGCGATCGCCAAGACCGGATTCCCAATAATGCTTTAAATAGCACATCTAGTCAATTACGTAGTCGTTTCACATATCCCCTCACCAACAACCTGAGTTTCCAAGCCCAAAACGAACTCACCTTATCTTCCCAAAAAGACACTGTGTATCCAGACCGCACTGTCTTGGGGCTAAATTGGGCGGTTGTTCCTGGTGTAAATATCAGTCTGGCTCAACAGTATTACAGTGGTGGTCAGAATGCGGGTAACTCTATCACCAGCTTGAATATTAACGGTGAACACAAACTTGGTTCTGATACCACCCTCACAGCTCGTTATTCCATTCTTAATGGTGCTAATGAATTGACGACTCAAGGAGCTATAGGTTTAAACAATCGTTGGATGATAGTTCCTGGTTTGCGGCTGAATCTAGCTTATGAACACATTTTCGGCAGCTTCTTCAACCGCACAGCCGCAGGTCAACAATTTGCCCAACCCTTTGCTGCTGGTCAGAGTGCGTCGGCAATTGGATTTAATGGCGGCGATAGTTACAGTGTCGGTCTGGAATACTCTGATAACCCAGAATTTCAAGCCAGCGCTCGTTATGAACATCGCACCTCTGCTGGTGCTTCCAACACTGCCATTTCCGCCGCAGCTGTGGGAAAAATTTCCCCAGCACTTACAGCTTTGGTACGCTTTCAACAAGCCAATTCTGCCAATCAAAAGCTAATTGGGTTGGGTGATACGGTCAATTTGAAGGTGGGTTTGGCTTACCGTGACCCCAACAACGATAAATTTAACGCCTTGTTGCGCTATGAATACCGGGAAAATCCCGCCACTATTCCCGACACTATTTTATTAGGTAGTGGTACGGGTTCCCAAGACCATACTTTTGCTTTAGAAGCTATTTATGCGCCTAATTGGCAATGGGAATTTTACGGTAAGTATGCCTTGCGTAATAGCACTTCTTATTTAGCAAGCGATTTAGCAGGTACGAGTAAGGTGAATTTAGGACAATTACGTGCTACTTATCGCCTGGGTTATAGTTGGGACTTGGTTGGTGAGGCACGAGTAATTAGTCAGTCTAGTTATACAGAAACGGGTTTTGTCGTGGAGGCTGGTTACTATTTGAGTCCTAACCTGCGTTTAGCTGCTGGTTATGCGTTTGGCAGAGTCGATGACAGAGATTTTTCTGGGACGCGATCGGCTGGTGGCCTGTATTTGGGTTTAAGTGTCAAGCTGGATGAATTATTTGAGGGCTTTGGACGACAAAAGCCTGTCCCCCGCCAGCAACAAGCATCAACAACCTCAGCCAATAAACTCCAAAATGTAACGGTGGGGAGAGATGCACCATGA
- a CDS encoding MoaD/ThiS family protein, which yields MAKSAITITVKLFAAYQEAYGVSEIVLEFPDGTQVSAVRDRLITEHPELAKWRDLTRFGVNLIFVEPDTALKDGDEVVLIPPVSGG from the coding sequence ATGGCCAAATCTGCAATTACTATTACCGTTAAACTATTTGCAGCGTATCAGGAAGCCTATGGAGTATCAGAAATAGTACTAGAATTTCCCGATGGTACACAAGTTAGCGCAGTCCGCGATCGCCTAATCACTGAACACCCAGAACTCGCCAAATGGCGCGACCTTACCCGCTTTGGCGTTAATTTAATATTTGTCGAACCCGATACAGCCTTAAAAGACGGCGATGAAGTAGTGCTGATACCGCCAGTTAGTGGGGGGTAG
- a CDS encoding Rieske 2Fe-2S domain-containing protein, translating into MEPEFNFFQHWYPVSPIEDLDSQRPTPVTILGMALVIWKPPSSETFRVFLDQCPHRLAPLSEGRVDDKTGNLMCSYHGWEFDAEGICTQIPQAENAEIITKNQNNFCVISLPVRQENDLLWVWLDAQSKELANQTPLPLSPQIDASKGFVWSSFVRDLDYDWQTLVENVADPSHVPFAHHGVQGNREKATPVPLKIVQSSANLIEAQVDRNLKSTITFEPPCRLEYAISFGSSDRQVGLITYCIPVSPGKSRIVAQFSRNFAPGLNRIKPRWWDHITNRNYVLDGDMILLKQQESFLQQRQARETWKTAYKLPTNADRLVIEFRKWFDQYCHGQLPWQAVGIKIPENPTLNYNREVALDRYTQHTQHCSSCRQALKNIQRLQLFLLGYFVIIISGAAILPDSLRVKLGLPLIITALLGLGLYSWLKLWLVPKFHFVDYIHAER; encoded by the coding sequence ATGGAACCTGAGTTTAATTTTTTTCAGCACTGGTATCCTGTCTCTCCCATAGAAGACTTAGATTCTCAACGCCCCACCCCTGTTACTATTTTGGGAATGGCTTTAGTAATCTGGAAGCCTCCATCCTCAGAGACTTTTCGAGTATTTTTAGATCAATGTCCCCACCGTTTAGCACCTTTAAGTGAGGGTCGGGTTGATGATAAGACAGGCAATTTGATGTGTAGTTATCACGGTTGGGAATTTGACGCTGAAGGTATTTGTACTCAAATTCCTCAAGCTGAAAATGCAGAAATAATTACCAAAAATCAGAATAATTTCTGCGTAATTTCGCTGCCAGTTCGTCAAGAAAATGACTTACTTTGGGTTTGGCTTGATGCTCAATCAAAGGAATTAGCTAATCAAACACCATTACCTTTATCACCGCAAATAGACGCAAGTAAGGGTTTTGTTTGGAGTTCTTTTGTCCGTGATTTAGACTATGATTGGCAAACCTTGGTAGAAAATGTGGCTGATCCTAGCCATGTTCCTTTTGCCCATCATGGAGTGCAGGGTAATCGGGAAAAAGCAACACCAGTACCTTTAAAGATTGTGCAATCTAGTGCAAATTTGATTGAAGCGCAAGTTGACAGAAACCTCAAAAGTACAATCACCTTTGAACCTCCTTGTCGTTTGGAGTATGCAATTAGTTTTGGCAGTTCTGACAGACAGGTAGGGTTAATTACTTACTGTATTCCGGTATCTCCAGGTAAATCAAGGATTGTTGCTCAATTTAGCCGTAATTTTGCTCCAGGACTGAATCGTATTAAGCCTCGTTGGTGGGATCACATTACTAATCGAAATTATGTTCTTGATGGAGACATGATTTTACTCAAACAGCAGGAAAGTTTCCTCCAGCAAAGACAAGCACGGGAAACCTGGAAGACTGCATATAAGCTACCCACAAATGCCGATCGCCTGGTCATTGAGTTTCGCAAGTGGTTTGATCAATATTGTCACGGTCAATTACCTTGGCAAGCGGTAGGGATAAAAATTCCCGAAAACCCAACACTCAACTATAACCGTGAGGTTGCCCTAGACCGTTATACACAACACACGCAGCATTGCAGCAGTTGTCGTCAAGCATTAAAAAATATCCAGCGACTACAACTGTTCCTTTTAGGATATTTTGTCATCATTATTTCTGGTGCTGCCATTCTCCCCGACTCCTTACGAGTGAAGTTAGGTTTACCTTTAATAATTACAGCACTACTAGGATTAGGACTTTACTCTTGGCTAAAATTATGGCTTGTGCCTAAATTTCACTTTGTGGATTATATTCATGCGGAGAGATAA